Genomic segment of Pochonia chlamydosporia 170 chromosome 1, whole genome shotgun sequence:
gtcaactggtctgtgtGCTCAAAACGCCGCAGCCCATTCATGGCCAAATTGAACCTTGAACATGCCGAATGCTGACATGCCTGCCGCTGCACAGAGCACCAGATTGCCTTGACTTCACATCACCTTCAATTGTCATGTTCCACGTCCCACGGCCCACATCCCACGTCCCACGTCCCACGTCCCCCCGGTTCCCCCATCACTCACCTCCCCTCACCTCACACCCCTCCTAACCAACCAGCCTCCAGTCAGGCATTCAGGTTCAAtccgaacattgaaggcaccaaggcaaggcaacaccaacagGGCCAGGAAACCCAAACCCGAACCCCAAGGAGGCTCGGCCCACTCCCTCCTTGAACTCGACCTCGACATGGAACTTGAACCAAAATggacgtggacatggacggtGGTCATGGACGTGGTCATGGACCCTGTCACGCCCTCCGGCTCCGCTTAGCTTCCCGGCTTCCATCACATCACAACTTTGTCTGTTCTGTCATCGTCGGCAACAGACAATTCGTTCGtcaccatcgccattgtTATTCACTACGTTCCGTGCTCAACACAACGCCGTCTCCGTTGCCAGCCCATATCGCATATCGCTATCATCCCattcacaccagaccacacttGGACCACGGCCGTCATCTCCAGAatcgtcttctccatctccacaAAGACTCCGCCCCACCCGCTGCCCATGATACTTGATACTTTTTGCAGCCCCGGCCAAGGtttgccttttgcctttgcctttgccttccaaCCTCCCGCGGTCAAACAGGACAGGGATGCTCCACCCATTCGGTGCCTCTCCTGAGtcgagctggccaagccctttttctttctgtccttgcaccagactcctttTTGCAGCACCTCTGCCTAGCGCCTAGCGTTGGCTGACGTGCCCGGTTCCACAATCACAACTTTGTCCAGGCTCAACGGATCGGGTTTATCATGGATTCATGGAGACGGTGGTGATTTGGTCATCGTGGGTGCCTCCACTGTCCGTCCCTGGCCTGGCGAAACCCCCCTGGTCTCCGGTGCTACCCTCAAACGCAACTATTATTCCTCCGTGCCCTGCCAATCTCACTGGCTTGGTGATGCAGAATTTGATTCCAGCTCCCggctgatggtgatggtgatggcgatggtgatgggggtCACAGCCAGGTCATGTCATCCATACCGAAAGAAAACCATGCATTAGTTTCTACGCCTCCGTATCAAAGGGTGACACACATGCGATATCCCATCATCCCGCTTTCGCAAAATACTCGACATCACAATAGATTTTGGCCAGCTTCGTCGTCTTTCGTGGGAGGATGGCAGCACCGCCCTTCTCTGGTTGGGTTACTCTACCACCGTGGGCGAGCGAGCCAAGATACATTCATGTGCTCGTTCTGATAATGGCATTACACAACGGATGCTGTACCTTGGTGATCATGTGTCTGCATTTGCATGTGTGAACCCTTTCCCATGCCACCAGGCCAGGTCAATGGCAAAATGCCGGTGATTCATCACCCTCGGGCTATGGTGACAACAGCACACTTCCACAGCTGTTTCTTTCGTCAAAAACGCCGCCTATTTCGGCTCTCCGCTTTCCAGTACTCCGTGCTTGCTCCACACTTTGGGCTGTTTCATGGATTTCACACATGTCTAAATGCTCCTCTCCGGTAACTGACCTGGCTTGTTTCGTGGGACATGCACACTGGGAAGCAACCTGTCTGGCTGCACGATACCCCGTTGGCTTCGGGCAGTCATACTACGCCAATCTGGACTTTGATTGATGGCTCCGGTGCAACCTCACATACCAACCAAGTCTCACCTCTATCTCGTCTTTCAACCAACCCGTGGCTTAGCAAAGGGCCCGGTGTATGAAGAAGTGGAACACTCCCTACTGGCAGCCAGGCCTCTTCCACTACGGAGCCCAGCCAGGGCGGCCAGCCAGCAGTCTCGGCAAACGATCAGGCTTTCCCGTGCAGCGCCAAGCCACGGCTGTTTGTACAGAATAACTAACGGATAACTCTATCAcagcagtctggtcaccAGCCGCCCTGCACTGCACGCAACACCGCCTCGTTTCCGCAGATACCCATCTAAGCTGAGTCGTAATCTAATGTTGATGCATTGAGATGACACAATTCCAATTCCGAACAAACGGTTCACCTCTGTTCCTGATTATGTCACATGTGGAGGCTGCAGTTGGGCTACATCATCAAGACCTACCCTAAAGGCGGTTGCTGAAAATAGTGACACACAGACAAGCGGTGTGCTTCTGTCCTGATTTGTCCAGTGGCAAGGCAGCATGCCGAGTTGGACATGAACAGTGTGATCTTCTTTGTTCTGTAGGTTCATGCGAAGCGCATGTGCGTGCTGCATTCCGTCAAATGACCAACAGTGTAAGTCGACGTGTCTGAGATGCAATCCAATGACAACGCAGACAATTTACCAGACGAATAAAATGGCAGGTGATTATCATACTCATAATATATGTAAATATCCGGAAATTAATAAGGGCAAAACATCCAGGACATGGCAAACTATAATTATTATCGCTTTATTGCTATGCATTCGAGTCATGAGGTAGAAATATAATAATCCTCTGTAATCACTGACAAAGGagtcaaaaaaaaaaaaaaaaacatcaCAAGCATTCCAACTCCGTCCTCCGAAGAGGGGGGTATTCCCACCAAACAGGATAAACGTCCACTCTCACAACCCCTACCTATCCTACAACAAACAGCCATTTCAAACCGGCCTCAGATTCCCACCGCCTAGTTCTTACCAGGTCCATCATCATGATCCGGTTCAAACTTCGTCTCCCCCAACACAGCACCCGGTTGCGATGCCATGGCCGTATGTGTATTAGGCTGAGGCTGCGTTTGAACAGGCGGGCCAGACGGCGCAGGAGCAGGTCCAGGTGCCCGCGTCGCAGCAGCACTGAGTCTCTGGTCAAGAGCTTTAAGGGCAATGGCTCTCCTGCGCTCTGCCTCAGCGCGTGCCGTACCCGGCGTACCTCTTTGCAGGGCGCGGTCTCCCCTTGCAGATACGTCTGCCTGAGAGAATGGCGTGCAGAGGCGCATAGCGACGAGGACCTCGAAAATCTGGTCTGACACAGCAGCGACAAGGGGCTTGACGGGGGCGGGGAAGAATtcggcaaaggcaaacgTTTCGCTGGCGTCGCCGCGCAGAGACGCAGGCTGCGAGGAGTCTAGGTCGGGAAACACCTTCTTGTAGAACCGGAGGTATGTCCAGCTGGTGAGCAAGCCAAAGGTAGCTTGCCACAGGGCCGCTCGCGAGAGAAGCGGCGTCAGGGACAGGACTGTCACGATGCCGATGTACAGGAGCGGGAATCGGGGCACCTTGAGCGAGATGATGCCGCGGAAGAGGGTGACCGTGTGGGCGGGGATGAGCTGGCTGAATGCGACGAGGAAGGCGACCTGGATGGAGACGCCGCCAGAAATAGTGGTGAGACTAGATGTCAAAAATGTTAGCTTGATAGATCACAGTCTGCGTGTGACATTTGGGAAATAGTTACGCACGTCCAGTTTGTATTCCGAGTAAGCGTAAAGAACAACACCATGACCAAAAACGTCAACACGTTAGGAACAAGCGTCACCAGGGCCAAAAACTTGGCCAAATCGGCCGACGACCACGCCCGTTCCAGATACCGCCCTCCATGGTACAGCGTCAATCCGGAAATCGCCAACGTGAAGATATTACCTTCCACGAGCGCCGTGGTCAGAAACGTCCAGGGGTACACGAGCGAGAGCTGCGGCACGAGCGTCAGGTACGGGATAACGACGTGCGAGTCCTCTGTCCATTGGCGGTATCGGATAGCCGCGCTCAGGAACGACTGGAATAGTAGCGCTATGAGGAGGGCGCGCGTCACGGGCGGGATGTTTATCCTCGGAGGCATGGCCGGCGGTTGGGAGTGTGGTCCCTGATGAGGTTGGGTTGTAAAAGGATTTATATCGTCATGAGACGGGGATGCGCTTCGGGAGTTGTAGTCGCCGCGTGGGTGTTTTTCGCTTTTTGTGCGTACCGTGCTGTGACGGGGATATTGATGGTTGTGGTCTGCCTGAGTTGGTATCACCTTGATTTCCTTGCCTTCTCCTatgtggtgttgaagctATGTCGCATGGcttggcagcttggtggtgacacGTGCCTGGAAGGGTAATgtggctggtggttgaggttaTTGCCTCAGGCTGAAACGTGACTGTGGCTCAGTGGAAACAGGGTGGAAAGTAATCCATGACTGTGAAATATGTTGCCCATGAGATTGTGTTTGTATTGCGATGACCAGTGTTCTTTCTATGTGCAATTGGGGTTTCAATAGCATAGACTCTGTATTGGCTCGGTTGTGGCTGAATCGCGGAATGGTTCGGATTCCGAGATACCCACAGAAACATCATCATGTTGCTCTTGAACTGACCAAACTTCAACTTGCCAACATGCTGCCGCCAACTTGAATAAATCTGCAACGTGACAATGGATTGCATGTGGGAGAATACTTCTACGACTGAGTGATAAGAGATGGATGTGCCTGTAGCCGCCAACGTTCTCGGTACTCTTGGTGCAGTAGGTTCCTGCCAGCGGTCTTATCAAGCTGATACTAACATCACGTACAGGTATGCTGGTCTATTCAGGTGCGTTTTGAATATGCTACGCGATCACACCCCATGAACCTGACATGTGTTGCAGCTTATTCCCCAAATTGTGGTTAATTACCGCCGCCACAATGCCACGGGGCTCCAGtcatcgatgatgatgttgtgggCTTGGGCGGGAGTTCCCCTCGGTGTATACAATATCGTGGAAGAGTTCAACATTGCGCTTCGTATACAGCCCCAAATTCTCACTTTTCTTAGCTTGGTAACCTGGATCCAATGCTACTACTACCAGAGGGTGTGTCTCAAGCTCCCGCAATACCGAGAATGACGCTAAACATGACCAGGGTTGGACGATTTCGCGATCATTGCTTACCTTGGCGCCAATTATAGTCATAATGGGAGGCTGCCAAGCCTCTCTCATTATTGGACTTCGAATTCTCAAGTCGCGAAGTGTACATTGGCCAATGACTCTGATGGCTGTGCTTTCCGCGTGTTTGCTGGCTGCCGGTGTACTGAGCCACTACTGGGATATCTGGGTTCATCGAACTGTCCGAGGTATATCATTTCTCTTTGTGGGGATCGACGCCGCTGGGGATTTATTCTCTTTGATATCGGTCTTTTTCCAGCCCAAGCTGGACGTTTTGGGAATGGTTATTTATGGTACAGAGCTAGTTTTGTGGCTCGGAGTCTTCGCCTGTGGAGGATACTACAACTTTCTTCCATGGGCTCGGAAAAGGTGGCTCGCCAAGCGGGATTCACCTGAGGCATATGAAAATAGGGAACTTGATCATGTAGATGCGGCAAACGGGAGCCTCTACTTGCAGGacttgccatcatcaacatcggTTTTCCGGACGGTGTCAGCAGCTTCTGATGGCCTACGTTCCAGAGCCGTGGTATCAGGAGGACAAAATGGCGGAACTGGGGAGCCAGATGCGATGCATGCAAATCCGTGAACTGCAACTGTGCAGCCATGTTCCTGGCCGGTATGACGGTTTGGTTGTGATCGTCTTGATGTGTATTGGAGAATCGGAGAGGCAAATATCGTTCACGCTGAGTCAAATGCTTCCACTGAAGCATTATCTTCTTTCGAGAGAGCCGACCATATTATGTGTACTGCAGCCCTGGTGTAATACCGGGTTGTCACTCGTCCGACAAGGTGAGCAGGACATACCTTGTGCCTTAAAATAGAAATGCGTGGAGTGGGGGTGGAGAGTCCTCCGCCACGACCCTTGGAGGTGAAGTTTGAATAGAGATACCTTCAATagccttgtccttgatgaATCTTGTATCACCGCGGGAAGTGATCAGTTGCGGGCTGGTCTTTTGAATTCGTTGACAGCGTTTTCTTTGAGGATAAGGGGTTGACGAGGTGGAGCTGGTCCTCCGTATTATTAGAGGTCTCTTCAGTCAATGCGAACCCCTGCCACGATGCCGCTTAGATTGAATGGTCCATCGTGTCTGATTGACAGGTGACGCCGCTCAGCTCCAGCTGCGGGCCAAGGTTGGTGCCATTTCGTAAACAAAGATTTATTACAATACCCTCTCACGGTGTGCCAATGTCGTTGTCCAAGTCTGTCACTGTCTGCAACCCCTGTCGGCGCGACGCAAGTCACGTCCCAACGTTTGTCAGATGGCCCAGCAATTGAGCCAGTGAGATCTGAATTGAATGGGCGGCCAATTAATGTTGCGAACCCTCCGAGAAGGAAACCCAGCGCAGTGGCGGATCTATTTTGCAGACGatctgtacggagtaaataTCGAGGTATTTCTTACCAACTCCCACGGTGACGACTAGATCTTGCTGACCGTCGAATCGTACCAAAGGGCTGGTGACTGCGTCGGGCTGTAGCCTGTCAGTGACCTTCATCGTCCATACTTGGTTGTATTGTACAGGCCTGGTGTAAAGCGGTCCGTTCTTGTTTCCTGTCCCATCATTGGCCCAAGCAGCTTCCAGTCCCTCTGGTCCCTTGGCATCAGCACCCCATTCATGTATGTATTCATGTGGCAGCAGATCTGCATAGTCTCAGATTCCAGAGGCACATGGGGTGGCCTACAGAGCACCACATCCCAGAAGTCACGAGAGAGTGAGTGCCGAGTGGGCGTGAGGGTGCGGTGCGGCCACTGCCCCGATCTCACCAGAGAGCTTCAGTCGCCATCATAGGCATGTTTCAAATAGACTTGCAGCGAGTCGATGGTTCGAGTGAGATAGGCAAGTGTCTGCGGGCAATTTCGGCTGTGAGGGTGAAGATCTGGCTCATCTTGGAGGGCCAAGCATCAGCGTGGTGCCATATTTGGGCTTGGGCTCCCTCAACAGCAGTATCCCGAGGTAAGCAGGTACATGCGATTTGCGTTTCAATGATGGGACGAATGCCGGTGGCAATCTGACTCCATGTCTCCCGTGGTCCGGCGCGCAGTTACCCGCTAGACTTGTCCATCCCAGGTCTCGCTAATTCCACACTCATCTGACACCGACTTACAatctgtggtcaaaggtatttgaacatatccaagtatacacaaacgcagctcaatatgcctcaacacacaacgcgatatgcgatacctttccttgttcaaatacttctgaccccccactgtacCACCACGAACGGCAGAGACTTGACTCAATCCGAAGATGGTTCTGACGAGATGGTGTGAGTTAGTTGTAAAGGCGGTGGATTGTTTGCGAATTGAATAGCACAGGAACGACGAGACTGCaccttggcaaagctgcGCCACGATGGCTCTTGTCAACCTCAGCGCATAAAGGCTGGCGTCGATCGCGTCCGAGCTAGGTTCTGACACCCTGTCCAGAGATGGTAACAGGTATATCGGTCTCTCACCAGCGTCTGTTATTACTCCTGTATGCCACTTGGCTAGCCCTCCTATTATTGCACAGAGAATGCACGGAGAATGTTGGGCTGGGCCAAGCATCTGGCTGCTGATTGCTGCATCTGGCGCCACTCACCCCCGTTCCAGGGTCTCAGGCCATTTAGTCTCCCGTTGTGTTTCCACGGATCCCACATTGAAGTCAATCAAGGGCCAGTAAATAACCATCAGCCCCGGCCCTATGTACACTTTGTCTCTGCTTTTGTTGCAAGGCGAAGCCACGAGTGAATGGCTGACGACGGCGCACCCGCCCAAGTGGTGCTTGAAAGGCTTGATTTGATCCGTTTGGAACAGGGCACTCCATCTCTGCCTGTCATCTACCAGTTCAGGTCCTCTGGCGCGTGTGATGCTGTTGCAGATGGCGCGACCCAGGAACAGGCCGCCAATACTGTACATCCCATCCCTGAGCAGCGAGACAGGAAATACTGGTGCGGATGGTCGAACAGGTTCAAGAAACAGAAGCCACACGTTTCGCTCCCGCAGTGGCGACGTCGCTGTTTCGCATGGTCTCAAGTCATTGAGGTCAAGGCTTGTGGCATACCATCGTCATTTGGAAGCCCACCGTCGAAATGGAGCCAGAATGACCCACCCACCTGTGTCCCCCCATGTCACACGGAATCCCCGTTCGAGCCCAGAGGAAGGGCAGAGAGGGCAGAGCCGGCACCAGGTCATCTTCAACGGGTCATTTCCGGGGAAAAGGGACAGAGGATCGAACTGCACAGTTGACTCTGGGCCTCGTCACTgcgaagaggaagaaaaagaaggaaggaTCGAAGGCGCATATAATCCCAAATATGGACAGTCTTGTGCATTGCGTGATGCaccagcagggcagatgggAccgtgatggtgatggttgaAGAGACGCGCCGTGCTGAGGGTAATGCTCATGCAGGTTCGACCAGGGCGGTGGACTCTTGTTCCAATATCCAGATTTGTCCATCGTCAATGACCAGCGGCTGAGAAGCGTGTTGCTGACGGGTGACGATGCAATTAGGTGATAAACCATAGGTTGTCGGGGAAAGGGGAAGCTGGGCCGGCTTGGTTCCAGCGGCGCTGCAGGCGAGCACGACAGAGGGACGGCGAAGTCGACGATACTTTTGGCGATGGAGCTAGTGAGTGACCCTTTTTCACGTCTCCATGTCGTTTCGTACCGGCCAGACCAGGCttattgaccagactgccagacaagactccaaccagacttgacttgacaacaagCAGAATCGACATGCAAAAAACCCACAATTGTGTGCCCTTTGAGACTTTTGAGAACACGCCCCCACACACCCATGCCAACAACGTCTTGTGCCAACGTTCACTTCCATATCCAGGGCCACGTCCATCAAATGCCTGTCCCTGCTTGCCCGTCCACATGCCCGTACATAATGTACATACACCCTTGCGCACCCCAGCGGGAGTGACAATCGGACATTGGTTCAATCTTTTGTTGGTCAAGTGCGTGACAGTGTGTCCATCTTGGTCATGGCTGGgttgccttgccttgccttgccttaccttgctttgccttgccggctgggctggctggcgaGCCGTCTGGTCCCCATGCGTCCATCAAGAGATCCTGTGGTTCCCAAGGCACCTAGGACTGGAACCTGTCAACCAAAGTAGAGACACGCAGGAggcggagatggagaaaGACAGAGGCGCAGCCGAAACGgcatttgatgcttccaAGGCAAGTCACCAGTTTGTGGACTGGGTTGACGAGTATCTATTGTACGGTTTCGTGGATGCAGATGATCGAGGAGGCTGATCTGATGGAAtggccagagcagagcagacatGGCTTGAACTTGGGTCcggagtctggtacttgaGGACCTGTGCCACTTTTCGATTTGCTTGGGGAACGTTGATGAAGTTTGGAAcaagaaccagactggaagaaGACTGGGCAAGGtcagaccaaccagaccagattcGATGTAGGTACCGAGGTACGTACCTGCGACCAGTTTTGGCGTTTGACGCCAGTCTTGGCCCCAATTCAAGGTCCGAAGGGTTACCCACTTCGCCTGCTTGCACctgcacttgcacttgcaaTGAGCACAACCATTCCCGACTTCTAGTCACTCTATTTCGAAGGGGGGACTGtggaggtctggtcaagcaagTACCCTTTAATGTACCTGTTCACCTCCCTCCTGTCTGCCGGTACCAACGcttgagaccagaccgtcCCTCGATGTCGCCCCAGTTCTCAAGTTCAAGGTTGCCAGGCCCCGGGCCAGGCAGGCCactccagtccagtcaatccagcccagcccagtccagtctgtccatgtctgtctcgCCAGCCCAGAGCCGAGCAGAACTGAGATGTGGATTTCATCTCGCTCTTGAATcttcactcactcactcccTCACCTTGATTCTCACTTTTTGCTTCATCTCCCCCCCGTCATCGACTCCCCGTGTGTCGCCCTCGCCCCGGCGACTGCTCGACGACTTCACCCTCATCGACTGCCACGGAATTTGCAACCCACGACTGTGTTTTTACGTTTGGGAGCACCACCCGGTCACCCGTC
This window contains:
- a CDS encoding PQ loop repeat protein (similar to Metarhizium robertsii ARSEF 23 XP_007823828.1); translation: MDVPVAANVLGTLGAVCWSIQLIPQIVVNYRRHNATGLQSSMMMLWAWAGVPLGVYNIVEEFNIALRIQPQILTFLSLVTWIQCYYYQRGWTISRSLLTLAPIIVIMGGCQASLIIGLRILKSRSVHWPMTLMAVLSACLLAAGVLSHYWDIWVHRTVRGISFLFVGIDAAGDLFSLISVFFQPKLDVLGMVIYGTELVLWLGVFACGGYYNFLPWARKRWLAKRDSPEAYENRELDHVDAANGSLYLQDLPSSTSVFRTVSAASDGLRSRAVVSGGQNGGTGEPDAMHANP